From the genome of Streptomyces sp. V1I1, one region includes:
- a CDS encoding IS3 family transposase — protein MSVHPFIEAEKQDGHNVKRACELLKVSRTAFYARRGGKPGPRAVRDAELTGRITEVHEWSRGTYGSPRIHAALQQAGQDCGRRRIARLMRNAGLQGRHRRRRQLTTIPDPRAATRPDLVLRDFAPDPMAIDTRWCGDITYVPTEEGWLYLATVIDIASRRVVGWATADHLRTELVADALRSACRQRRPSRSVIFHSDRGCQYTSTEFAALSSEFGIRLSVGRTGQCWDNALAESFFATIKRELLGTTAWPSRAAARTAIFDFIEGWYNLHRLHSSLGYRSPADYETALAA, from the coding sequence GTGAGCGTGCACCCGTTCATCGAGGCGGAGAAGCAGGACGGTCACAACGTCAAGCGCGCATGTGAACTGCTCAAGGTCTCCCGCACCGCCTTCTATGCCCGCCGCGGCGGCAAGCCCGGACCGCGGGCGGTCCGCGATGCCGAGCTGACCGGGAGGATCACCGAAGTCCACGAGTGGTCGCGGGGCACCTACGGCTCTCCGCGCATCCACGCTGCCCTGCAACAGGCAGGCCAGGATTGCGGCCGGCGCCGGATCGCCAGACTGATGCGCAATGCCGGGCTGCAGGGCCGTCATCGCAGACGCCGACAACTGACCACGATCCCAGACCCGCGAGCCGCCACCCGCCCCGACCTGGTCCTGCGTGATTTCGCTCCTGATCCCATGGCGATCGACACCCGCTGGTGCGGTGACATCACCTACGTTCCGACCGAGGAAGGCTGGCTCTATCTGGCGACTGTCATCGACATCGCATCGCGCCGGGTGGTCGGCTGGGCAACCGCTGATCACCTGCGGACCGAGCTGGTTGCTGATGCCCTGCGATCTGCCTGTCGACAGCGTCGCCCAAGCCGGTCGGTGATCTTTCACTCGGACCGCGGCTGCCAATACACCAGCACCGAATTCGCCGCCCTCAGCAGTGAGTTCGGCATCCGGCTCTCGGTCGGCCGCACCGGCCAATGCTGGGACAACGCGCTCGCCGAGTCGTTCTTCGCCACCATCAAGCGCGAGTTGCTCGGCACCACCGCCTGGCCCAGCCGGGCCGCCGCCCGCACCGCGATCTTCGACTTCATCGAAGGCTGGTACAACTTGCACCGATTGCACAGCAGCCTCGGCTACCGGAGTCCCGCCGACTACGAGACCGCACTCGCGGCCTGA
- a CDS encoding transposase produces the protein MESMGKKKPRPRRSFTPEFKAEIVELCRRGDRSVGQIAKDFDLTETAVRLWASQAEVDAGEKDGLTSSEREELAALRRENRRLREDVDILKRATAFFAKETR, from the coding sequence ATGGAGAGCATGGGGAAGAAGAAGCCTCGGCCTCGCCGTTCGTTCACGCCGGAGTTCAAGGCCGAGATCGTTGAACTGTGCCGGCGTGGTGACCGTTCGGTCGGTCAGATCGCCAAGGACTTCGACCTGACGGAGACCGCGGTGCGGCTGTGGGCCAGCCAGGCTGAGGTCGACGCGGGCGAGAAGGACGGCCTGACCAGCAGCGAGCGTGAGGAGTTGGCCGCGTTGCGGCGGGAGAACCGTCGCCTGCGCGAGGACGTCGACATCCTCAAGCGTGCAACGGCTTTCTTCGCGAAGGAGACCCGGTGA